A window from Populus trichocarpa isolate Nisqually-1 chromosome 3, P.trichocarpa_v4.1, whole genome shotgun sequence encodes these proteins:
- the LOC7496563 gene encoding protein LAZY 1 isoform X1 yields the protein MKLLGWMHRKLRQNGSEPLKDFAIGNACNCLTGQPSLDDHQHYRKPNYGTRTFRQAQKEQLRNSFSGLEAARVEEEEKEEEGDYEEESSAAISELFHGFLAIGTFGSEPVNTDPSTPTFPISVENITEKETEVTENELKLINDELEKVLAEDCCNDSSGRNSYVSAGRSSHGSTITLSGKPMEGRDSNAVCPLQGYLFGSSIELSETTPVAKKEHRTSLGELFQKTKIAEENSGIKFEREEKRMEKEADKSAVNLMKKTLKKKMLNASSRSSTSAGGGTLDSASAETKLSKVCLQILHMFHRKVHPESSTSTRKAGKPQKNENKKSNNNGGQVLPNEDITIVPRTLSRRSTRRFKSQSNPPHFTFTGCESNESRECWIKTDADYLVLEL from the exons atgAAG TTACTAGGTTGGATGCACCGTAAGCTTCGGCAAAATGGTAGTGAACCACTGAAGGATTTTGCTATTG GCAATGCTTGCAATTGCCTTACTGGACAGCCATCACTTGATGACCACCAACACTACAGAAAACCGAACTATGGGACCAGAACATTTAGGCAGGCCCAGAAAGAGCAGCTTCGAAATTCTTTTTCTGGCTTAGAAGCAGCTcgagtagaagaagaagaaaaagaagaagaaggagactACGAAGAAGAATCATCAGCTGCAATATCCGAGCTATTCCATGGTTTTCTGGCAATCGGTACCTTTGGTTCAGAGCCAGTCAACACTGACCCATCAACACCAACATTTCCCATCTCTGTCGAGAATATAACTGAGAAAGAGACTGAGGTGACAGAGAATGAACTGAAGCTCATTAATGATGAGTTGGAAAAGGTTCTGGCAGAAGATTGCTGCAATGACTCATCAGGAAGGAACAGTTATGTTAGTGCTGGAAGAAGCAGTCATGGCAGCACTATTACACTCAGTGGCAAGCCAATGGAAGGGCGAGATTCCAATGCAGTCTGTCCCCTGCAGGGATATCTCTTCGGATCATCAATTGAACTTTCAGAGACAACACCAGTGGCAAAGAAGGAACACAGGACATCACTTGGCGAGCtatttcagaaaacaaaaatagcagAGGAAAATTCTGGGATTAAAtttgagagagaggagaagcGCATGGAGAAGGAAGCTGATAAATCTGCCGTGAATCTCATGAAAAAGACTCTGAAGAAGAAAATGCTCAATGCTTCTTCTAGGAGCTCTACTTCAGCTGGAGGAGGAACTCTTGATTCTGCTTCAGCAGAAACAAAACTGAGCAAGGTATGTCTACAG ATCCTACACATGTTCCACAGGAAAGTTCATCCTGAAAGCTCAACATCCACGAGGAAGGCCGGCAAGCCccaaaaaaatgagaataagAAGAGCAACAACAATGGGGGTCAGGTACTCCCGAATGAGGACATCACCATAGTTCCTCGAACCCTTTCAAGGAGGAGCACAAGACGCTTCAAGAGTCAATCTAACCCACCCCACTTCACGTTTACGGGCTGTGAATCTAACGAAAGCAGGGAATGCTGGATTAAAACAGATGCAGACT ACCTGGTTTTGGAGCTGTGA
- the LOC7496563 gene encoding protein LAZY 1 isoform X2, with the protein MKLLGWMHRKLRQNGSEPLKDFAIGNACNCLTGQPSLDDHQHYRKPNYGTRTFRQAQKEQLRNSFSGLEAARVEEEEKEEEGDYEEESSAAISELFHGFLAIGTFGSEPVNTDPSTPTFPISVENITEKETEVTENELKLINDELEKVLAEDCCNDSSGRNSYVSAGRSSHGSTITLSGKPMEGRDSNAVCPLQGYLFGSSIELSETTPVAKKEHRTSLGELFQKTKIAEENSGIKFEREEKRMEKEADKSAVNLMKKTLKKKMLNASSRSSTSAGGGTLDSASAETKLSKILHMFHRKVHPESSTSTRKAGKPQKNENKKSNNNGGQVLPNEDITIVPRTLSRRSTRRFKSQSNPPHFTFTGCESNESRECWIKTDADYLVLEL; encoded by the exons atgAAG TTACTAGGTTGGATGCACCGTAAGCTTCGGCAAAATGGTAGTGAACCACTGAAGGATTTTGCTATTG GCAATGCTTGCAATTGCCTTACTGGACAGCCATCACTTGATGACCACCAACACTACAGAAAACCGAACTATGGGACCAGAACATTTAGGCAGGCCCAGAAAGAGCAGCTTCGAAATTCTTTTTCTGGCTTAGAAGCAGCTcgagtagaagaagaagaaaaagaagaagaaggagactACGAAGAAGAATCATCAGCTGCAATATCCGAGCTATTCCATGGTTTTCTGGCAATCGGTACCTTTGGTTCAGAGCCAGTCAACACTGACCCATCAACACCAACATTTCCCATCTCTGTCGAGAATATAACTGAGAAAGAGACTGAGGTGACAGAGAATGAACTGAAGCTCATTAATGATGAGTTGGAAAAGGTTCTGGCAGAAGATTGCTGCAATGACTCATCAGGAAGGAACAGTTATGTTAGTGCTGGAAGAAGCAGTCATGGCAGCACTATTACACTCAGTGGCAAGCCAATGGAAGGGCGAGATTCCAATGCAGTCTGTCCCCTGCAGGGATATCTCTTCGGATCATCAATTGAACTTTCAGAGACAACACCAGTGGCAAAGAAGGAACACAGGACATCACTTGGCGAGCtatttcagaaaacaaaaatagcagAGGAAAATTCTGGGATTAAAtttgagagagaggagaagcGCATGGAGAAGGAAGCTGATAAATCTGCCGTGAATCTCATGAAAAAGACTCTGAAGAAGAAAATGCTCAATGCTTCTTCTAGGAGCTCTACTTCAGCTGGAGGAGGAACTCTTGATTCTGCTTCAGCAGAAACAAAACTGAGCAAG ATCCTACACATGTTCCACAGGAAAGTTCATCCTGAAAGCTCAACATCCACGAGGAAGGCCGGCAAGCCccaaaaaaatgagaataagAAGAGCAACAACAATGGGGGTCAGGTACTCCCGAATGAGGACATCACCATAGTTCCTCGAACCCTTTCAAGGAGGAGCACAAGACGCTTCAAGAGTCAATCTAACCCACCCCACTTCACGTTTACGGGCTGTGAATCTAACGAAAGCAGGGAATGCTGGATTAAAACAGATGCAGACT ACCTGGTTTTGGAGCTGTGA